One window from the genome of Oncorhynchus gorbuscha isolate QuinsamMale2020 ecotype Even-year linkage group LG14, OgorEven_v1.0, whole genome shotgun sequence encodes:
- the LOC123995457 gene encoding basic leucine zipper transcriptional factor ATF-like gives MAHGSDSDDSNYTKSPSPAGSRRGSSDNIKKVMRREKNRIAAQKSRMRQTQKADSLHLESENLEKENAALRKEVKKLKEEANYLSSVLTTHEPLCTGLPPQMTPDLIYSPHHHSVSPHHHGSNVFHHQHSMAVSHFQH, from the exons ATGGCTCACGGCTCTGACAGCGATGACTCCAATTACACCAAGTCTCCTTCGCCAGCGGGCAGCAGGCGG GGCTCCTCAGACAACATAAAGAAAGTAATGAGAAGAGAGAAGAACCGTATCGCTGCCCAGAAGAGCAGGATGAGACAGACCCAGAAGGCAGACAGTCTACACCTG GAGAGTGAGAACCTGGAGAAGGAGAACGCGGCTCTGAGGAAGGAGGTGAAGAAACTCAAAGAAGAAGCCAactatctctcctctgtcctgactaCCCATGAGCCTCTCTGCACTGGCCTGCCCCCCCAGATGACCCCGGACCTCATCTACTCCCCCCATCATCACTCCGTCTCCCCCCACCATCACGGGAGCAATGTCTTCCACCACCAGCACAGCATGGCTGTGTCGCACTTCCAGCACTGA